From Plasmodium falciparum 3D7 genome assembly, chromosome: 9, one genomic window encodes:
- a CDS encoding rifin produces the protein MKLLHYCKVLLFSLPLNILVHNKNKLYITPQHTRTNRLLCECELYTPIYDDDPEMKKVLHDFDRQTSQRFKEYNERMQEKLKKCKEQCDKDIQKIILKDKIEKQMVDKFSALETNIDSNDIPTCICKKTLADKVEKSCLKCTQNLGGIVTPSSVVLGGIAELGLSAWKTTALKVAIEAAKEAGAAKGLAKVQAMGFANFFEGMKSGFCIKELDIKLLKAVFIQQKRENFTKLAHSIYVQYNNKCGLAVAKNSYHTCNFGKALKCTELCSQANCSNEATIADGVNKILSTAKSAAANETANVIASETAAIEATKKGAIETTCMNCHTAIIASIVAIVIIVMVMVIIYLILR, from the exons atgaaactgCTGCACTACTGTAAAGTATTGTTATTTTCCcttccattaaatatattg GtgcataataaaaataaactatATATAACACCACAACATACACGAACTAATAGGTTATTATGCGAGTGTGAATTATATACACCCATTTATGATGATGACCcggaaatgaaaaaagtatTGCACGATTTTGATCGTCAAACCTCACAAAGATTTAAAGAATATAACGAACGTATGCAAGAAAAACTTAAAAAGTGTAAAGAACAATGCGATAaagatatacaaaaaattattttaaaagataaaatagaaaaacaAATGGTAGACAAATTTTCAGCTTTAGAAACAAATATAGACAGTAATGACATACCCACTTGTATTTGCAAAAAAACGTTAGCAGATAAAGTGGAAAAAAGTTGTTTGAAATGTACACAAAATTTGGGAGGGATTGTTACACCCTCTTCAGTAGTATTAGGAGGAATTGCTGAATTGGGACTAAGTGCATGGAAAACTACGGCACTTAAGGTCGCCATTGAAGCAGCTAAGGAAGCAGGTGCTGCTAAGGGTTTGGCTAAAGTTCAAGCTATGGGTTTTGCTAATTTTTTTGAAGGAATGAAATCAGGGTTTTGTATAAAAGAATTAGATATTAAGTTATTGAAAGCAGTTTTTATTCAGCAAAAACGTGAAAATTTCACAAAACTTGCTCATTCTATTTATGtgcaatataataataagtgTGGATTGGCCGTCGCTAAAAATAGTTATCATACCTGCAATTTTGGTAAAGCATTAAAATGTACTGAATTATGTAGTCAAGCAAACTGTTCAAACGAAGCTACTATAGCAGATGGAGTAAACAAAATTCTTTCAACAGCTAAAAGTGCTGCTGCTAATGAAACTGCCAATGTTATTGCTTCTGAAACAGCAGCAATTGAAGCAACAAAAAAAGGAGCTATAGAAACTACTTGTATGAATTGCCATACTGCTATTATTGCTTCTATTGTTGCAATAGTAATTATAGTTATGGTTAtggtaattatttatttaattttacgttaa
- a CDS encoding rifin codes for MKVHYINILLFAFPLNILVTLYHVNTHKKLSTTTCDIQTTRLLCECELYAPANYDNDPQMKEVMDKFSKQTQQRFEEYDERLQEKRQICKDKCDKEIQKIILKDKIEKQMQEQFATLQTDIQSDSIPTCVCEKSLADKFEKTCLKCGGVLGGGVAPELGLIGGTALYGISVWKPKAIASAIVEAQKAGEAAGKAAGDIAGVAEVISGLKSKFSLDTLFGTTLDKFITTKNYVNETVISGAVKLQYQVSCATDPLGETSVLCFYKTIGEPNATAAVVENAKIVVTDAIQEASEVAFKVTASKTAEFKEINIATVESICNSYNTAIIASIATIVVIILVMIVIYLILRYSRKKKMKKKLQYIKLLNQ; via the exons atgaaagtccattatattaatatattattgtttgcctttccattaaatatattggtaaCATTATATCat GTAAATACCCACAAAAAACTATCCACCACAACATGTGATATACAAACTACCAGATTATTATGCGAGTGTGAATTATATGCACCTGCCAACTATGATAATGACCCACAAATGAAAGAAGTAATGGATAAATTCAGTAAACAGACACAACAAAGATTTGAAGAATACGATGAAAGGTTGCAAGAAAAACGACAAATATGTAAAGATAAATGTGATAAGGAAatccaaaaaattattttaaaagataaaatagaaaaacaAATGCAAGAACAGTTTGCTACGTTACAAACTGATATACAAAGTGATTCCATTCCAACATGTGTTTGCGAAAAATCATTAGCGGACAAATTTGAAAAAACATGTTTGAAATGTGGAGGTGTCTTGGGAGGGGGTGTGGCGCCCGAATTAGGTTTAATAGGTGGAACGGCTTTATATGGGATAAGTGTTTGGAAACCTAAGGCTATTGCATCCGCTATTGTAGAAGCACAAAAAGCAGGTGAGGCTGCAGGTAAAGCTGCGGGTGATATCGCGGGTGTTGCTGAAGTCATTTCAGGATTAAAATCAAAATTTTCTCTAGATACATTATTTGGTACAACACTGGACAAATTTATTACgacaaaaaattatgttaatGAAACTGTAATTTCTGGAGCTGTTAAACTTCAATATCAAGTATCATGCGCAACAGACCCACTTGGTGAAACAAGCGTTCTGTGCTTTTACAAAACTATTGGAGAACCTAATGCTACTGCAGCTGTAGTGGAAAATGCAAAAATTGTTGTTACAGATGCTATACAAGAAGCTTCTGAAGTGGCGTTTAAAGTTACTGCTTCTAAAACAGCTGAATTTAAGGAAATAAATATTGCTACCGTAGAATCTATATGTAACAGTTACAACACTGCCATAATTGCTTCCATTGCTACTATAGTAGTTATAATTTTAGTTATGAtagttatttatttaattttacgttatagtagaaaaaagaaaatgaagaaaaaactgcaatatataaaattattaaatcagTAA
- a CDS encoding rifin has product MKIHYTNILLFPLKLNILVNTHKKPHTTARHTQKIPTTRSLSECELYAPVNYYSDPQMKEVMDNFNKQTQQRFHEYDERMKTTRQKCKDKCDKEIQKIILKDKLEKQMEEQLTTLETKIDTDDIPTCICEKSLADKVEKGCLRCGSVLGGGVMPGFGAIGGTALYALNQLKPAVFKAAIKAALEEGAAEILAAANAAGNAKGMEIVIHGLKLFGVDKLFPEIFNPFVAKNIYTEITNLASTINSKYSTTCTWLKSGATAHPACNDFQLGLGIHLPNGSTLGIPPYTAIRQGLKGILQKATQTADAVADAKSAQVTAAITKNQTALLEAGFNSSITSIYASIIAIVVIVLIMVIIYLILRYRRKKKMKKKLQYIKLLEE; this is encoded by the exons atgaaaatccattatactaatatattattgtttcctctaaaattaaatatattg GTAAATACCCACAAAAAACCACACACCACAGCACGTCATACACAAAAAATACCAACCACAAGGTCATTAAGCGAATGTGAATTGTATGCACCTGTCAACTATTATAGTGACCCACAAATGAAAGAAGTGATGGATAATTTCAATAAACAGACACAACAAAGATTTCATGAATATGACGAAAGGATGAAAACTACACGCCAAAAATGTAAAGATAAATGTGATAAGGAAatccaaaaaattattttaaaagataaattagaaaaaCAAATGGAAGAACAATTAACCACATTAGAAACAAAGATAGACACCGATGATATACCTACATGTATTTGCGAAAAGTCGTTAGCAGATAAAGTGGAAAAAGGATGCTTGAGATGTGGAAGTGTATTGGGTGGTGGTGTGATGCCTGGATTTGGTGCGATAGGAGGAACGGCTTTATATGCTTTAAACCAGTTGAAACCTGCGGTATTTAAGGCCGCTATTAAAGCAGCTCTAGAAGAAGGTGCTGCTGAAATTTTGGCTGCCGCTAATGCTGCGGGTAATGCCAAAGGTATGGAAATAGTTATACATGGATTAAAACTTTTTGGTGTAGATAAATTATTTCCTGAAATATTTAATCCCTTTGTTGCTAAAAACATTTATACTGAAATCACAAATCTTGCTAGTACTATTAATTCGAAATATAGTACGACCTGTACATGGTTGAAATCTGGTGCTACAGCTCATCCTGCATGCAATGACTTTCAGCTTGGTTTAGGTATACATCTACCAAATGGTAGTACATTAGGTATTCCACCATATACTGCTATACGACAAGGGTTAAAAGGAATTCTTCAAAAAGCTACACAAACTGCTGATGCAGTTGCTGATGCTAAAAGTGCTCAGGTTACTGCTGCAATCACAAAAAACCAGACTGCCTTGTTAGAAGCTGGATTTAACAGTTCCATTACTTCTATATATGCTTCGATTATTGCAATTGTAGTTATAGTTTTAATtatggtaataatatatttgattttacgttatcgacgaaaaaaaaaaatgaagaaaaaactccaatatataaaattattagaagAATAG
- a CDS encoding rifin: MKIHYINILLFVIPLNILIYNQRNHNSTTPHHPPNTRLLCECDIYTSIYDNDPQMKAVMENYNRQTSDRFKEYDERMQGKRQKCKEQCDKEIQKIVLKDKIDKELTEKFATLQTDIQSDSIPTCVCEKSLADKTEKFCHNCGYGLGSVAPSIGLLGGPGIYGWKTAALAAATKDAITKGLAAGEAARIKEGINAVIAGIKSTFSIDKLGGEALKSVITAQKYNKVALISESIYSEFSRSGCGDITSSSFLKNPFCTSVYEGIDAISGGNGVSPEDFIKRTVQSMVSDANGVANAAAEIAEATEKAKAIKTSTDAIEAASTQLYGAIGYSILAILIIVLIMLIIYLILRYRRKKKMKKKLQYIKLLKE; encoded by the exons atgaaaatccattatattaatatattattgtttgttattccattaaatatattg atatataatcaAAGGAACCATAACAGCACCACACCACATCATCCACCAAATACCAGGCTATTATGCGAGTGCGACATATATACATCCATTTATGATAATGACCCACAAATGAAAGCTGTGATGGAAAATTACAATCGACAAACATCTGATCGATTTAAAGAATATGACGAAAGGATGCAAGGTAAGCGCCAAAAATGTAAAGAACAATGTGATAAAGAAATCCAAAAAATTGTTTTGAAAGATAAAATCGACAAGGAATTAACCGAAAAGTTTGCTACGTTACAAACTGATATACAAAGTGACTCTATTCCAACATGTGTTTGCGAAAAATCACTAGCAGATAAAACAGAAAAATTTTGTCATAATTGTGGGTATGGGTTAGGAAGTGTCGCACCAAGTATTGGATTATTAGGGGGACCGGGAATCTATGGATGGAAAACAGCCGCGTTAGCAGCTGCTACGAAAGATGCCATAACTAAGGGTTTGGCTGCGGGTGAAGCTGCACGTATTAAGGAAGGTATTAATGCAGTTATTGCAGGAATAAAATCAACATTTTCTATAGATAAATTAGGTGGTGAAGCATTGAAATCAGTTATTACTGcgcaaaaatataataaagtcGCACTCATTAGTGAATCTATTTATTCTGAATTTTCGAGATCGGGATGTGGAGATATTACCTCTTCATCTTTTTTGAAAAACCCTTTTTGCACTTCTGTGTATGAAGGAATTGATGCTATATCGGGAGGTAATGGTGTTTCACCCGaagattttataaaaagaactGTACAATCTATGGTGTCAGACGCCAATGGGGTTGCTAATGCAGCTGCTGAGATTGCTGAAGCCACTGAAAAAGCAAAAGCTATAAAGACGAGCACAGATGCTATAGAAGCTGCAAGTACACAGTTGTACGGTGCAATTGGTTACTCCATCCTTGCCATATTAATTATAGTTTTAATTatgttgataatatatttgattttacgttatcgacgaaaaaaaaaaatgaagaaaaaactgcaatatataaaattattgaaaGAATAG
- a CDS encoding stevor, with protein MNTYYLKILLFSFLINILVLPQYENCEKGHYNGSLVLNNTQRTTINSRLLAQTQNHNPHYHNDPELKEIIDKLNNEAIKKYQQTHDPYEQLREVVEKNGTKIRGEHAAEPMSTLEKDLLDTYEEIFHEESHMLKSGRYPNDDDKTNEKSSSCECTDINNTKLTKTKGKDKYLKHLKHRCSRGICTCSVGSLFLTLIGLAAAKKAALAYFSGTTKTCVSSIPIFNMFNCSSVATSLQAGGATCATGISDIAGTVSTAATTTIFPFSIAIYVLIAITVILIILYIWLYRRRKNSWKHECKKHLCK; from the exons atgaacacATATTaccttaaaatattattatttagctttttgataaatattttagtATTACCacaatat gaaaATTGTGAAAAAGGTCATTATAATGGAAGCCTCGTACTAAATAACACGCAAAGAACAACGATAAATTCAAGATTATTAGCACAAACACAAAACCATAATCCACATTATCATAATGACCCAGAACTTAAGGAAATAATTGACAAATTGAATAACGAagcaataaaaaaataccaaCAAACTCATGATCCATATGAACAATTACGAGAAGTAgtagaaaaaaatggaaCCAAAATTAGAGGTGAACATGCTGCAGAACCGATGTCAACGCTAGAAAAAGATTTATTGGACACATATGAAGAAATCTTTCACGAAGAAAGTCATATGTTAAAATCGGGTAGGTACCCAAATGATGATGACAAAACAAATGAAAAGTCATCATCATGTGAATGTactgatattaataatacaaaattaacaaaaacaaaaggaAAAGATAAGTATTTAAAACATCTAAAACACAGATGTTCCCGTGGTATATGTACTTGTTCAGTTGGTAGTCTATTCTTAACATTGATAGGTTTGGCAGCTGCAAAAAAGGCTGCACTTGCTTACTTTTCTGGAACTACTAAAACTTGTGTGTCATCTATTccaatatttaatatgtttaattGTAGTTCTGTAGCTACATCTCTTCAAGCAGGAGGTGCAACATGTGCTACTGGTATATCTGATATCGCTGGAACTGTTTCAACTGCTGCTACTACAACTATATTCCCTTTTTCTATTGCTATTTATGTCCTTATTGCTATAACTGTCATACTGATAATCTTGTACATATGGTTGtatagaagaagaaaaaattcaTGGAAACATGAATGCAAAAAACATTTATGTAAgtaa
- a CDS encoding rifin, translating to MNVHYINMLLFAFPLNILVTLYHEYNQRNHKSATFHTSNTKPTKTHRTLCECESYSPSNYENDPEMKEIMEIFNHQTSERFREYDERVQNKRKQCKEQCEKDIQKIILKDKIEKQLAQQFSPLQTNIDTNDIPTCVCKKSLADKTEKVCLNCGKTMGAVAPAWGLLSGLGYAGWSHYVAASILEEGIKKGIEASLIKITEIATHIYQVSTADIPKITTTQILSSGHFTNNVSFFDMVNYINNYMYNTLESEGYSQFCWAISSMASRKPITAFNKTYAIYSEAVTKAVTGAENGVIADLAPSTSSITTTIIASIVAILVIVLVMVIIYLILRYRRKKKMKKKLQYVKLLKE from the exons atgaatgtccattatattaatatgttattGTTTGCATTTCCATTAAACATATTGGTAACATTATATCAT GAGTATAATCAAAGGAACCATAAAAGCGCCACATTTCATACATCAAATACAAAACCAACAAAAACACATAGAACATTATGCGAATGCGAATCATACTCACCATCTAACTATGAAAATGACCCGgaaatgaaagaaataatGGAAATTTTTAATCATCAAACGTCTGAACGATTTCGCGAATATGACGAAAGAGTGCAAAATAAACGAAAACAATGTAAAGAACAATGTGAAAaagatatacaaaaaattattttaaaagataaaatagaaaaacaATTGGCACAACAATTTTCCCCATTGCAAACAAATATAGACACCAATGACATACCCACTTGTGTTTGTAAAAAATCCTTAGCAGATAAAACAGAAAAAGTTTGCCTTAACTGTGGAAAAACTATGGGAGCGGTTGCACCTGCTTGGGGTCTGCTTAGTGGTTTGGGTTATGCAGGATGGTCACATTACGTTGCTGCAAGCATCCTTGAAGAGGGTATAAAAAAAGGTATAGAAGCGAGTTTAATTAAAATCACGGAAATAGcaacacatatatatcaagTTTCTACAGCTGATATACCCAAAATTACTACGACACAAATACTTTCCTCAGGTCACTTTACTAATAATGTATCTTTTTTTGATATggttaattatataaataattatatgtacaatACATTAGAATCTGAGGGTTATAGTCAATTTTGCTGGGCCATATCTTCTATGGCTTCTAGGAAACCGATTACTGCCTTTAATAAAACCTATGCCATATATTCAGAAGCAGTTACAAAAGCAGTTACTGGTGCTGAAAACGGTGTAATTGCTGACTTAGCACCTTCTACTAGTAGTATAACTACTACCATAATAGCTTCTATTGTTGCAATACTAGTTATAGTTTTAGTTAtggtaattatttatttaattttacgttatcgaaggaaaaaaaaaatgaagaaaaaattacaatacgtaaaattattaaaggaATAG
- a CDS encoding stevor, with protein MKMYNLKMLLFTFLINTLALPHYDNYQNSHYNINLIQYRAQRTTINSRLLAQTKNHNPHYHNDPELKEIIDKMNEEAIKKYQQTHDPYKQLKEVVEKNGTKYTGGNDAEPMSTLEKELLETYEEVFGNDNHMLKSGMHPNDDDISDTSSSCECTDIDNAKLAKTKGRDKYLKHLKGRCTRGIYFCSVGSALLTTIGVCATKAALIAKFAEVPKNCIYTISILDMLTYESMSSALKALSIQACASDLAGTAASAAMGIFYPCGIAALVLLILAVVLIILYIWLYRRRKNSWKHECKKHLCK; from the exons atgaagatgtaTAACCTTAAAATGTTATTGTTtacctttttaataaatacattagCATTACCACATTAT gataattatcaaaatagccattataatataaacctAATACAATATAGAGCACAAAGAACAACGATAAATTCAAGATTATTAGCACAAACAAAAAATCATAATCCGCATTATCATAATGACCCAGAACTCAAAGAAATAATTGATAAAATGAACGAGGAAGCAATCAAAAAATACCAACAAACTCATGATCCATATAAACAACTGAAAGAAGTAgtagaaaaaaatggaaCAAAATACACAGGTGGTAATGATGCAGAACCTATGTCAACGctagaaaaagaattattggAAACATATGAAGAAGTGTTTGGTAACGATAATCATATGTTGAAGTCGGGCATGCACCCAAATGATGATGACATATCAGATACGTCATCATCATGTGAATGTACTGATATTGATAATGCGAAACTAGCAAAAACAAAAGGAAgagataaatatttaaaacatttaaaaGGGAGATGTACCCgtggtatatatttttgttcagTTGGTAGTGCACTCTTAACAACGATTGGTGTGTGTGCTACTAAAGCTGCTCTCATTGCTAAGTTTGCAGAAGTGCCTAAGAATTGCATATACACTATTTCTATACTTGATATGCTTACTTATGAATCTATGTCTTCAGCTCTTAAAGCATTAAGTATACAAGCTTGTGCTTCTGATTTAGCTGGAACTGCTGCAAGTGCTGCTATGGGAATATTTTATCCCTGTGGTATTGCAGCTTTGGTTCTACTTATATTAGCTGTTgtacttataatattatatatatggttgtataggagaagaaaaaattcGTGGAAACATGAATGCAAGAAACATTTATGCaagtaa
- a CDS encoding rifin, producing MKFNYNNILLFSLSLNIFLLSSQVYNQRNHYITRTPKTNTRTLCECELYAPSNYDNDPEMKAVMQDFDRQTSQRFEEYNERMMKNRQKCKEQCDKEIQKIILKDKLEKELMDKFATLHTDIQSDAIPTCVCEKSLADKVEKTCLKCGGVLGGGVTPAWGLISGIVYTGWKAAALAAAKKLAAEAGAAKGLAAGAEVGKDAVILGLNSEFGLSTQAVQKIGLVINGTNYTNVSMITEAIFTKYKGSCMLSVPGASPGSFRILVTDPKFCNLFLKKFVPIGSGLDRNAITNAIEKKVETMVLQAEGVAEATKTQVTSETTAELTAKQTTAINTIYMGKQTAIIASIVAIVVIVLVMVIIYLILRYRRKKKMKKKLQYIKLLDE from the exons atgaagttcaattacaataatatattattattttccctttcattaaatatatttttattatcatcacaa GTATATAATCAAAGGAACCATTACATCACACGTACACCGAAAACAAACACTAGGACATTATGCGAATGTGAATTATATGCACCATCCAACTATGATAATGACCCTGAAATGAAAGCAGTAATGCAAGATTTTGATCGTCAAACGTCGCAACGTTTTGAAGAATACAATGAACGTATGATGAAAAACAGacaaaaatgtaaagaaCAATGCGAtaaagaaatacaaaaaattattttaaaagacaaattagaaaaagaattaatggACAAATTTGCCACACTACACACAGATATACAAAGTGATGCTATTCCAACATGTGTGTGCGAAAAATCATTAGCAGATAAAGTTGAAAAAACATGTTTAAAATGTGGAGGTGTGTTGGGAGGTGGTGTGACACCTGCTTGGGGTTTGATCAGCGGTATTGTTTATACTGGATGGAAAGCAGCCGCGTTAGCAGCTGCTAAGAAACTTGCCGCAGAAGCTGGTGCTGCTAAGGGTTTGGCTGCAGGTGCTGAGGTAGGTAAGGACGCAGTTATATTAGGATTAAATTCAGAGTTTGGTTTATCAACACAAGCTGTTCAGAAAATAGGGTTAGTTATTAATGGAACAAATTATACTAATGTCTCAATGATTACTGAAgctatttttacaaaatataaagggTCCTGTATGCTTTCTGTCCCTGGCGCTTCCCCTGGTTCTTTCCGTATTCTTGTCACTGATCCGAAATTTTGCAATTTGTTTTTGAAGAAATTTGTACCAATAGGTTCTGGTTTAGATAGGAATGCAATAACAAATgctatagaaaaaaaagtagAAACTATGGTCTTACAAGCCGAAGGAGTTGCTGAAGCTACGAAGACTCAGGTGACTTCTGAAACTACAGCTGAACTCACAGCTAAACAGACTACTGCGATAAATACTATATACATGGGTAAGCAGACTGCTATTATTGCTTCCATCGTTGCAATAGTGGTGATAGTTTTGGTtatggtgataatatatttgattttacgttatcgacgaaaaaagaaaatgaaaaaaaaactccaatacataaaattattagaCGAATAG
- a CDS encoding rifin, protein MKLQYYKILLFSISLSIFFSSSYAHNKNKRYITPQTRTTTSRVLGECDLYMPNYDKDADMKSVKENFDRQTSQRFDEYEERMQEKRKKRKEQCDKDIQEIILKDKIEKSLEEKVEKCCLICGCGLGGGVTPFIGLFGGLAVNEMKKVAAVAATEVGIKEAIKELGKIFELEAGSNMQWTKMINAGNYSQKMSLVEIVTILKNKCEEDEALAGPLFCKASKAATESGEVFEFSGNISRMAADAADAARKAANEKLAEMTSVGTICSNPVVISAIVVVIIAVILLIIYLILRYRRKKKMKKKEQYTKLLNQ, encoded by the exons atgaaactgcaatactataaaatattattattttccatttcattaagtatatttttctcatcatcatat gcacataataaaaataaacgaTACATCACTCCACAAACACGAACTACTACATCACGAGTGTTAGGCGAATGTGATCTATATATGCCCAATTATGATAAAGATGCGGATATGAAATCTGTGAAGGAAAATTTTGATCGACAAACGTCACAACGTTTTGATGAATACGAAGAACGTATGCAAGAAAAACGCAAAAAACGTAAAGAACAGTGTGACAAAGATATAcaagaaattattttaaaagataaaatcgAAAAGTCATTAGAAGAAAAAGTGGAAAAATGTTGTCTTATATGTGGGTGTGGGTTAGGAGGTGGTGTTACACCATTTATTGGATTATTTGGTGGACTTGCTGTAAATGAGATGAAAAAAGTTGCTGCGGTTGCTGCTACAGAAGTGGGTATTAAAGAAGCCATTAAAGAATTAGGAAAGATATTTGAGCTAGAAGCGGGATCTAATATGCAATGGACGAAGATGATTAACGCAGGAAATTATAGTCAAAAAATGTCTCTTGTAGAGATAGTGACCATTCTAAAGAATAAGTGCGAGGAGGATGAAGCCCTTGCAGGTCCGTTATTTTGCAAGGCTTCAAAAGCTGCAACTGAAAGTGGTGAGGTTTTTGAGTTTAGTGGAAATATTTCTCGAATGGCAGCAGATGCTGCAGACGCTGCTCGCAAAGCAGCAAATGAGAAATTGGCAGAGATGACAAGTGTTGGTACTATTTGTTCTAATCCTGTTGTAATTTCTGCTATAGTAGTAGTGATTATAGCTGTTAtacttttaattatttatttaattttacgttatcgaagaaaaaaaaaaatgaaaaaaaaagaacaatacacaaaattattaaatcaataa